The DNA window CTTCAAAATCTGATCTCAATTTAGGTTTAAAAACAGGGAAATATGGAGTAACACCTACCATTGGTGAAGGCAGAGGTTTAGGCCTGGAAACAACACCACAGGGAACTCCTAGAAACCATAATTATAAATTAAGTTACGACAATAAAAATCTCTTCACCGGAACGGCATTAAATGTAAATTTCTATTATCAGGACTTTAGAACAGTATATGGATACAGTGATACATTCCTGAACGGAGGTCAGTCCAATGTTATTTCACAGAAAAAAGGTGCAAGAATAAATCTGGACACTCAATTATGGAATGCCCCCAATTCTCAGGGAGAAGTCATTTACGGAGTAGATATACTTAATGATAAGACTGTACAAAAGTTAGAAGATGGCCGTTATTGGACACCAGATATGAGTATGACCAATATTGCTCCTTTTGCATTAATTAAAATTGATCTGTTAAAAAAGATAACCATAAAGGGAGGACTTCGTTATGAAAATATAAAAGTAAAAGTTGGAGATTTCAATACCCTTTCATCGATCAAAAGCGATGGAACTTTCACGCAAAGTATTTTCGTAACTGGTGGAGATCTAAAATACAATGCTTTAGTAGGAAATATTGGAATCCGTTATAATATTGAAAACTATCTTAATTTATTTGGCAGCTTTTCTCAGGCCTACTCCATCAATGAGTTGGGAAGAATTTTAAGAACTTCTACACAGGGAACCATACAAAACCTTGAAACAAAACCTATTATCGTAAACAACTACGAATTTGGAGCAACCGGTCAGATCTCAAAATGGATCAATTATGAAATTACTTCATATGTGAGTACTTCAAAACTGGGAGCATCATTTGTTCAGAGCCCGGATAGAGCCCTAACAATTCAAAGATCTCCTGAAGTAGTATATGGCGTAGAAGGATTTTTACATTTTACACCTACAAAATGGATCAATTTCGGAGGTAGCTACAGTTGGATGGAAGGAATTACTTCCATAAAAAATGATGGAGATTATTCGGCAAAAATCAATAACAGCAGAATTTCAGCACCAAAGGTTTTAGCTTATGTTCAGGTAAGACCAACACAATCTCTTTCAATAGGCCTTGATATGTTGCATTCTTTTCAGCAGGATCGATTTGAGCCCAATTCAAAAACAGGATTGTATGCTTATGGAGAAGGAAAAGTTGCGGAATACACCGTATTCAACCTAAGATCCAGCTACGAAGTTAACAATAACTGGAAGGTTTCTTTAGGTGTTGAAAACCTTTTTAACAAGATGTATCAGCCTGCCATTGCATGGTGGTCAGCACGAGACAGTGAATTTATCAACTCACTAGGAATGAGAGGAACGTTCATGATTGAATATAAATTTTAATTAAACTAAATAAAAAGATAAACATATCTTTGTCAGACTTTCTATTACGATATGAAGAAAAAACATCACCATAAAAAGCCGGGATTCTTTAAAAAATGGTCAGCTAAACTGCATTTGTGGTTTGGTTTAGGTATTGGATTCTTAATTTTCATTATTTCTATTACCGGAGCATTATATGTTTTTAAAGATGAAATTGAAAACGTTACGAGAAAAGATGTTATTTACCATAACGAGCAAAATATTGATCAAAAACAAATTCTTCCTATCCGAGTTCTTGAAAGATCCGTCACACAGCAGGTAAAGGAAAAATATCCTGTTCATTGGGTGAATATTCCAATCGATAAAAAAATGTCATATGTTTTCTATTGGTACGAACACGATCCAAAAGCCTGGAATTATTTTGATGAATTTCCCGTTTATAAAGCGGCATATGTAAATCCTTACAATGGAAAAGTTTTGAGGACCTACGATGAAAAAAATGGGTTCTTTCAAATTGTAAAAATGATCCATTGGAGCTTTTTATTGAAGCAAGACTGGGGAACTTATGTGGTTGGAATTCCTGTTATTATATTCGTTATCATGTTGATCACCGGAATTGTGCTGTGGTGGCCTAAAAATAAAGCGGCAAGAAAACAACGTTTTTCTTTCAAATGGAAAAATATTAAAAGCTGGAAAAGAAAGAACTATGACCTCCACAACGTGCTAGGTTTCTATGCCTCCATCTTTGCTCTGGTATTCTCTATTACAGGATTGTTTTATGCATTTTTTGTTGTTCAGGCAGCAATGTATGTGATCTTCTCAGGTGGAAATACTGTTTATCCGGATTTCTCTAATATCAAGACCAAGGCTCCTATAGA is part of the Chryseobacterium paludis genome and encodes:
- a CDS encoding TonB-dependent receptor; the encoded protein is MKKAILSVACLGTVTVFAQVKDTLQTKNVEEVVLTASRKKENIKEVPSSITIVGEKQVQSQLTVNSDITSILQYTVPSLGTSSGQTSNSGQTLRGRQVLVLIDGIPQSTPLRNGARDLRSIDPSVIERIEVIKGASSIYGNGADGGIINYITKRSKSDQKISGISQLGITGQPYGGTLGFRASQLLSGKITDKFDYVASLAYERTGYMKDADGVTLSPTYSTAKMNNYNGMLKLGYNLNQNQRIEASYIGYASKSDLNLGLKTGKYGVTPTIGEGRGLGLETTPQGTPRNHNYKLSYDNKNLFTGTALNVNFYYQDFRTVYGYSDTFLNGGQSNVISQKKGARINLDTQLWNAPNSQGEVIYGVDILNDKTVQKLEDGRYWTPDMSMTNIAPFALIKIDLLKKITIKGGLRYENIKVKVGDFNTLSSIKSDGTFTQSIFVTGGDLKYNALVGNIGIRYNIENYLNLFGSFSQAYSINELGRILRTSTQGTIQNLETKPIIVNNYEFGATGQISKWINYEITSYVSTSKLGASFVQSPDRALTIQRSPEVVYGVEGFLHFTPTKWINFGGSYSWMEGITSIKNDGDYSAKINNSRISAPKVLAYVQVRPTQSLSIGLDMLHSFQQDRFEPNSKTGLYAYGEGKVAEYTVFNLRSSYEVNNNWKVSLGVENLFNKMYQPAIAWWSARDSEFINSLGMRGTFMIEYKF
- a CDS encoding PepSY-associated TM helix domain-containing protein, yielding MKKKHHHKKPGFFKKWSAKLHLWFGLGIGFLIFIISITGALYVFKDEIENVTRKDVIYHNEQNIDQKQILPIRVLERSVTQQVKEKYPVHWVNIPIDKKMSYVFYWYEHDPKAWNYFDEFPVYKAAYVNPYNGKVLRTYDEKNGFFQIVKMIHWSFLLKQDWGTYVVGIPVIIFVIMLITGIVLWWPKNKAARKQRFSFKWKNIKSWKRKNYDLHNVLGFYASIFALVFSITGLFYAFFVVQAAMYVIFSGGNTVYPDFSNIKTKAPIELRTEGTLDKISNTVKQKYPDSFGFAIDLGHEHMDDHEHPNFEVYVKHLSYSYHKSSSLIFDENSGELLHTHDPKDKNFGEKTVGANYDIHVGSILGLPTKIIAFIVSLICASLPVTGFLVWWGRRKKKTPKTA